Proteins encoded together in one Pangasianodon hypophthalmus isolate fPanHyp1 chromosome 18, fPanHyp1.pri, whole genome shotgun sequence window:
- the mrps33 gene encoding 28S ribosomal protein S33, mitochondrial isoform X1, whose translation MEQVKELEASGTEIVMANLSNYAVRMARLSARIFGDVVRPTDSKSMKVVQLFKEPPMAQKKEVYDWYPQHKIYYSLTQKLRYMGLFRDEHQDFKEEMRRLRKLRGKGKPKKGEGKRAMKKK comes from the exons atgGAACAGGTcaaggagttggaggcatcaggtaccgAA ATAGTCATGGCGAATTTGTCCAATTATGCCGTACGCATGGCTCGCCTCAGCGCCCGCATCTTTGGTGACGTGGTGCGGCCTACAGACTCCAAATCCATGAAAGTGGTGCAGCTGTTCAAAGAGCCTCCTATGGCACAGAAGAAAGAGGTGTATGACTGGTACCCTCAGCACAAGATCTACTATTCCCTGACCCAGAAACTCCGGTACATGGGCCTCTTCAG AGATGAGCACCAGGACTTCAAGGAAGAGATGCGGCGTCTCAGGAAGCTGCGCGGAAAAGGAAAGCCCaaaaaaggagaaggaaagagagcCATGAAGAAAAAGTAG
- the mrps33 gene encoding 28S ribosomal protein S33, mitochondrial isoform X2 — protein sequence MANLSNYAVRMARLSARIFGDVVRPTDSKSMKVVQLFKEPPMAQKKEVYDWYPQHKIYYSLTQKLRYMGLFRDEHQDFKEEMRRLRKLRGKGKPKKGEGKRAMKKK from the exons ATGGCGAATTTGTCCAATTATGCCGTACGCATGGCTCGCCTCAGCGCCCGCATCTTTGGTGACGTGGTGCGGCCTACAGACTCCAAATCCATGAAAGTGGTGCAGCTGTTCAAAGAGCCTCCTATGGCACAGAAGAAAGAGGTGTATGACTGGTACCCTCAGCACAAGATCTACTATTCCCTGACCCAGAAACTCCGGTACATGGGCCTCTTCAG AGATGAGCACCAGGACTTCAAGGAAGAGATGCGGCGTCTCAGGAAGCTGCGCGGAAAAGGAAAGCCCaaaaaaggagaaggaaagagagcCATGAAGAAAAAGTAG